ttttcctttttttattaattaattttcttgctccacttttttattttatttatttattttactaaatttaactacattttttatcatttttcagaaaaaaaaaagtcattacgCTTTTCACGTcaaaacttgcatttttatttatttctttatttatttattttttttttggcagtgcATGAGCTATGCAAATCACATATCTGCcattgttttatgcatttgccAGTTTTCctatttatgttcatattttttgCATAAGTTTGAGTCTATACAGTTCAAGGATATTTttgggttacactttatttgactGTCAATGTTACATGTAATTActatgataataacaataaattatgcaagTTCATGCCCCTAACTCTCAACCAAACCCTCATTCTAAGCCTAATATTACTCATCACATAAACGTATAAtcacactgtaacaaggacaccatAAAGTGTAGCACTTTATTTGACACTGCTGTTCCTTATGTACATACTATGTACTTATTATGGTAATTACAATAACTAGGTAATAACTAGGTACTAACCCtgaacctacccctaaacctcaCCCTACCCCACCTTTTATTACCAAACTTTCTTAGTTAGGTACACTGTAAGTATATgtagtgtaaaataaattgCAACCAAATAAAGTGTAACAGACTTTAGTTTTGTGCAACATTTTCAGCTCTGCGTTGAGTCGCCACTTAACGTCCAGCATAAAATCTGTGTCCAGATGCAAAAGCTGTTTGAGGGACGCAAACTTTATTTGTTTACAGCGCCATTTCTGCAGATCGCTCCATCTCAGAAGCGGGTTTTGACACGACACGGTCAGCCGAGCGGCGAAGACACGAGGTGGAATATTGTAAGTGCACACACTCCAGTGAAGAGGACTCCAGGCAAGGTTACCTTCTCTTGTTTTGGCTCTCCTCATGCGTGCTTTCAATGGTTCCCCGTCCCTCAGGCCCTTTGGAGAAGCAAACAATCCAGCCCCTCCTCGGGCAGTAACATCTGCTTATCCCTCACCGCCTGTAGCATGGCTCCAGGTTCCCTCTGGCTGGAGCACACAATGTCATTTTCTGTCATGAGCACAGAAATTTGTAGTGACAATGTTAAGGCTTTTAGAAGCTTTGGCCAGCTTAGGTTTGCTGCCAGCTCCGGCCTACACAGCAGAGATGATACGGCCCCTTGTGTCACTCTTTCTTCTCTTCAATTTCAGCAGACACCCAGAGCGCAGCGCCGCGTTACACGTTTTTATTCCCACATCGTTCtgcttgcatttttttctgccaGTCCTGCTCTTTTTGGCTGCTTATTTCTCTTTCAGACCACAAGCTTTTCACGCTATTACTGCtgctatgtaaatatatatcttttaaaatacacacacatatatagctTTTGAATTTTATTCAGAGGCTTCTTATTGTCTTTATAGGACATGTAGCATGCTAGATTCGAACCTGCATCCACATGTCTCTAATTCTTTGTTCTCTACAGCACGGCTCCAACAGTcaagtatatattttcaaacaTGAGAAAATCTTCAACAAACTAAATTTAAGCAGATTAAGCCATGGTGCTCATTCGGGTTATGCCTGTTTGAGTTCGACACTTGCAGCATTACAAACCTCTTCATGTTCTGCCATATCTCCAAACTATAGATAATACTGTCAAAAGACCAACGTTTACGGAATGAATGCatgattaaatgaatgaataaataaaatatgcagaACTTCTCAAAGGACTAGGgtcagttttttctttttttgaaagaaatgattacttttattcatcaaaaatcaagtaaattggtcaaaagtgccagtaaagacatttataatgtttcaaaagatttctgtttcaaataaatgctgttcttttgaactttctattcatctgtgaatcctgaaaaataaaacattgggcagcacaacttatttcaacattgataataatcggaaatgacatataataaaataataatcagcatattagaatgatttctgaaggatcatgtgacactgaagactggagtaatgatgctgaaaattcacagaagttacagaaataaattacatttgaacagatattcacacagaaaagaGATATCTTAAATTtcgataatatttcacagtattactgttttagtcacactttagtttggtgaccaattctcactattaacttactattaaatatgacttttgcctcaataaactcctaattggctgcttattaatagtaagtAAGGTAGTTACTATGTTTAGGTATCTAATATGTTTAGGatctaaaatgtgaccctggaacacaaaaccagtcataagtagcacagatatatttgtagcaatagccaacaatatactgtatgggtcagaattattgatttttcttttatgccaaaaatcatccggttacactttattttgatagtccacttcagacattctactaactataagtaactttgcaactacatgtcagctaattctcattaatttgcaactacatgtctactaactctcagagcagactgttaggttaggtttagggttagcagaataagttgacatatacttgcaagatcatgttccgtaaagatattttgtaaaattcctataaatacatcaaaacctAATTGTGGATTAGTAACAGGCCTATTGTAACGAAGACGCAGAGGTGGAATCCAAAAgcggatgtttattaaaacaacagcaaacatacacaatgaaACGTAATCCCAGCAGCAGAGAGGTTaggcaggcagtgggtcaaataccgagCAGACAGTCCAATAAAGCTACCGTAacaacaggggtaatccagaGAGCGATAGTAAAAAAGGCAGATAatggtcaaaccttgaaatcagtccaaacaggcaaacaatccaataggggAAATCCGTAAATACAATAATCCAGAGACAGagcaagacggcaacaggtaatcaAACAGAGTAATagaaaacgctcggtaaggcaggttaaactggcaatacttcgcgaatgtgtgagcacatggtgagtccttatatactgccaaacaggaagtagcagtagaagcagcagagggagcatgcaggcagtactggggtgagggctccctctgctggcttggcgttacagaatcccccccaggagcgactcctggcgctcaaacaacagtccaggtgggtggggaaacagaggcaaaacagggggtgggacggagggccaggtccatgtagagcaggtgggcctggatcgtggagcagggacagacagtgaagcactggaggacctggaccatggagcagtggcagacagtgaagcactggaggacctgggccgtggggctgtggcagacagtagaaccctggaggtcctgggccgtggtgcagtggcagacagtgaagcactggaggacctgggccgtggggctgtggcagacagtagaaccctggaggtcctgggccgtggtgctgtggcagacagtggaaacctggaggacctgggccgtggagcgacAGCAGACCGTGAAATACTGACGTGCCTGGGCCGCagagcaatgacagacagtggaacactggaggtcctgggccgtggagcagtagcagaccgtgaagtaCTGGAAGGCCAGGGCCGTGGaacaatggcagagtagggaaccatggtggggcaggcagagcaggtagggctgggagccatggcgacgcaggcagagcagacagaacagggggccatagcgaggcaggcagagcaggcagagtaGGGAGCCGTGGCaaggcaggcagagcaaggagccatggcgaggcaggtagagcaggcagagcaggaagccatggcgaggcaggcagagcaggcgtaacagggagccattgcagggcaggcaaaGCGGTGTGCacatgaatgatttctttggccttcttgatagcgacatggcgggcagagagttcataataGGCCTTTGTGACTGTGACATggtgggcagagagttcatgataggacGCCGctcccataggaggatctacagctagcgctgacacctctgggggcatgggcgcagatgcttgggcagaagaggcctctgacgtagactcgtggacagacgaggcagtgagttcattaatggacgccacctccttaggaggttctacagcgcatgctgacacctcaggaggtattggcgcaAACTCTTGGACAAGAGAGGCTTCTGGTATAGACTCGTGGATAGACGAGGCCttgggagcagactcgtggatagaCAAGGCTTCttgagcagactcgtggacagatgaaGCTTCGGGAGTAGACTCGTGGGCAGACGAAGCTTCTGGaacagactcgtggacagacaaaGCTTCTGAAGCGGTCTCGTAGACAGACGAAGCTTCTGGAGCGGTTTCGTAGACAGGCGAGGCCTCCGGGGCAGACTCGTGGACCGgtgaggcctcgggagcagacttttggacagaagaggcctctggagcacagtatgctgcccacatactgaggatggctacggccattacaggcagcacagtagctagtggggtgtctgttgaccttgtgggtgctgatgttatgggcttgtggcttgggagcgtgggctctgcgtggcttgggagcgtgggctctgcgtggcttgggagcgtgggctctgcgtggcttgggagcgtgggctctgcgtggcttgggtcaGAAATGTTATAGGGGACCAGATGAGGATTTGGTAGGATAATAGCTTTTTGCCTTGAGttagggaggcctgccgtggccggacttgacttgggaagaacagcggtgacttgacctggctc
The sequence above is drawn from the Labeo rohita strain BAU-BD-2019 chromosome 16, IGBB_LRoh.1.0, whole genome shotgun sequence genome and encodes:
- the LOC127177882 gene encoding uncharacterized protein LOC127177882; amino-acid sequence: MAVAILSMWAAYCAPEASSVQKSAPEASPVHESAPEASPVYETAPEASSVYETASEALSVHESVPEASSAHESTPEASSVHESAQEALSIHESAPKASSIHESIPEASLVQEFAPIPPEVSACAVEPPKEVASINELTASSVHESTSEASSAQASAPMPPEVSALAVDPPMGAASYHELSAHHVTVTKAYYELSARHVAIKKAKEIIHVHTALPALQWLPVTPALPASPWLPALPALPASPWLLALPALPRLPTLPALPASLWPPVLSALPASPWLPALPALPAPPWFPTLPLFHGPGLPVLHGLLLLHGPGPPVFHCLSLLCGPGTSVFHGLLSLHGPGPPGFHCLPQHHGPGPPGFYCLPQPHGPGPPVLHCLSLLHDPGPPALHGPENDIVCSSQREPGAMLQAVRDKQMLLPEEGLDCLLLQRA